A window from Acinonyx jubatus isolate Ajub_Pintada_27869175 chromosome E1, VMU_Ajub_asm_v1.0, whole genome shotgun sequence encodes these proteins:
- the MRPL58 gene encoding peptidyl-tRNA hydrolase ICT1, mitochondrial, whose product MAAARCLCWGLRRAGTWLLPPPVCCPQRVLHKQADGTEFQSIYSLDKLYPESRGSDTAWTVPDDAKQANNDIPLDRLTISYCRSSGPGGQNVNKVNSKAEVRFHLATAEWIPEPARQKMAITHKNKINKSGELILTSECSRYQFRNLADCLQKIRDMIAEASQPAKEPSKEDAVLHRIRIENMNRERLRKKRIHSVIKTGRRVDMD is encoded by the exons ATGGCGGCGGCCCGGTGTCTATGCTGGGGCCTGAGACGAGCCGGGACCTGGCTGCTCCCGCCGCCCGTGTGCTGCCCCCAGCGGGTTCTGCACAAGCAGGCCGACGGCACAGAGTTCCAGAGTATCTACAGCCTGGACAAGCTCTACCCCGAATCCCGGGGCTCGGACACCGCCTGGACGGTCCCG GATGATGCAAAGCAAGCCAATAATGACATTCCTCTAG ATCGTTTGACGATATCTTATTGTCGGAGTAGCGGTCCTGGGGGCCAGAATGTTAACAAAG TGAATTCCAAGGCTGAAGTCAGGTTCCATTTGGCAACCGCCGAGTGGATTCCCGAGCCTGCGCGGCAGAAGATGGCCATCACG CATAAAAATAAGATCAACAAGTCAGGAGAGTTGATACTCACCTCTGAATGCAGCCGCTATCAGTTCCGAAATCTGGCAGATTGTCTTCAGAAAATTCGAGACATGATTGCTGAGGCCAGCCAGCCAGCTAAGGAGCCATCCAAAGAAGATGCTGTACTACACAGGATAAG GATAGAAAACATGAATCGGGAAAGGCTGAGAAAAAAGAGGATACATTCTGTCATAAAGACAGGCAGGAGGGTAGATATGGACTGA
- the CDR2L gene encoding cerebellar degeneration-related protein 2-like — protein MRRAAVMEDFTEEEEPWYDQQDLEQDLHLAAELGKTLLERNKELEESLQQMYATNEEQVQEIEYLTKQLDTLRHMNEQHAKVYEQLDLTARDLELTNQKLVLESKAAQQKIHGLTETIERLQAQVEELQAQVEQLRGLEQLRVRREKRERRRTIHTFPCLKELCTSPRCEDAFRLHSSSLELGPRPLEQENERLQTLVGVLRSQVGQERQRKERAEREYAAVLQEYAELERQLCEMEGCRLRVQELEAELLELQQMKQAKTYLLGREDHLAEALLAPLTQAPEADDPQPGSGDDSAAQDGVSSPAASPGHAVRKSCSDTALNAIVAKDPASRHAGNLTLHANSVRKRGMSILREVDEQYHALLEKYEELLSKCRQHGAGVRHAGVQTSRPISRDSSWRDLRGGEEGQGEARVGEKSLSQHVEAVDKRLEQSQPEYKALFKEIFSRIQKTKADINATKVKTHSSK, from the exons ATGCGGAGAGCCGCCGTGATGGAGGACTTCACAGAGGAAGAGGAGCCCTGGTACGACCAGCAGGACCTGGAACAGG ACTTGCACTTGGCCGCAGAGCTGGGGAAGACCCTGCTGGAGAGGAACAAGGAGCTGGAGGAGTCTCTGCAGCAGATGTATGCCACCAATGAGGAGCAAGTGCAGGAGATCGAG TACCTAACCAAGCAGCTGGACACGCTGCGGCACATGAATGAGCAGCATGCCAAAGTGTACGAACAGCTGGACCTGACAGCCCGCGACCTGGAGCTGACCAACCAGAAGCTGGTGCTGGAGAGTAAGGCTGCCCAGCAGAAGATCCATGG gctgacGGAGACCATCGAGCGCCTGCAGGCCCAGGTGGAGGAACTGCAGGCCCAGGTGGAGCAGCTGCGGGGCCTGGAGCAGCTGCGAGTGCGCCGGGAGAAGCGGGAACGCAGGCGCACCATCCACACCTTCCCCTGTCTCAAGGAGCTGTGCACCAGTCCCCG GTGCGAGGATGCCTTCCGCCTGCACAGTTCCTCGTTGGAGCTGGGCCCGCGGCCCTTGGAGCAGGAGAACGAGCGGCTGCAGACGTTGGTAGGTGTGCTGCGTTCCCAGGTGGGCCAGGAGCGGCAGCGCAAGGAGCGGGCGGAGCGCGAGTACGCGGCGGTGCTGCAGGAGTACGCGGAGCTGGAGCGGCAGCTGTGCGAGATGGAGGGCTGCCGCCTCCGCGTGCAGGAGCTGGAGGCCGAGCTGCTGGAGCTGCAGCAGATGAAGCAGGCGAAGACCTACCTGCTGGGCCGGGAGGACCACCTGGCCGAGGCCCTGCTCGCGCCCCTCACCCAGGCCCCGGAGGCCGATGACCCCCAGCCCGGCAGCGGGGACGACTCGGCCGCCCAGGACGGCGTCTCCTCTCCGGCCGCCTCCCCGGGCCATGCCGTCCGCAAGAGCTGCAGCGACACGGCGCTCAACGCCATCGTGGCCAAAGACCCAGCCAGCCGGCACGCGGGCAACCTGACGCTGCACGCCAACAGCGTGCGCAAGAGGGGCATGTCCATCCTGCGGGAAGTGGACGAGCAGTACCACGCGCTGCTCGAGAAGTACGAGGAGCTGCTGAGCAAGTGCCGGCAGCACGGCGCCGGGGTGCGGCATGCTGGCGTGCAGACCTCGCGGCCCATCTCCCGCGACAGCTCGTGGAGAGACCTTCGCGGGGGCGAGGAGGGCCAGGGGGAGGCCAGGGTGGGCGAGAAGAGCCTGAGCCAGCACGTGGAGGCTGTGGACAAGCGGCTGGAGCAGAGCCAGCCCGAGTACAAGGCGCTCTTCAAAGAGATCTTCTCCAGAATCCAGAAGACCAAGGCCGACATCAATGCCACCAAAGTGAAGACGCACAGCAGCAAGTGA